The following proteins are encoded in a genomic region of Monomorium pharaonis isolate MP-MQ-018 unplaced genomic scaffold, ASM1337386v2 scaffold_121, whole genome shotgun sequence:
- the LOC118648007 gene encoding glycoprotein gp100-like, producing the protein MATRKDKTINMEIDEQDEQIFAHAADRFDQLHVQKRTKKVQPAMAVPKTSGTIHPPSAPAPTTTPALTTAPAPTTAPAPAPTTVPASASSSTPIPTPEPVPPPNPDPALPPLKDEKNEKPRRWQRGGRNRKGRGGQEGRGGRGGRGGRGRGRGRDLRNVFYFTCS; encoded by the exons ATGGCTACAAGGAAAGATAAAAC AATAAATATGGAAATTGATGAACAAGACGAACAGATTTTTGCACATGCAGCTGATCGTTTTGATCAGCTACATGtacaaaaaagaacaaaaaaagttcAACCGGCGATGGCGGTGCCGAAAACATCGGGAACAATTCACCCGCCTTCAGCTCCGGCTCCGACTACGACCCCAGCTTTGACTACAGCCCCAGCTCCGACTACGGCCCCGGCTCCGGCCCCGACTACGGTCCCGGCTTCGGCCTCGTCTTCGACCCCAATTCCAACACCGGAACCGGTCCCGCCCCCGAACCCGGACCCGGCTCTACCGCCATTAAAAGACGAGAAAAACGAAAAAC ctCGTCGGTGGCAACGAGGAGGTCGAAATCGCAAAGGCCGCGGAGGACAAGAAGGCCGTGGAGGCCGTGGAGGTCGTGGAGGCCGTGGACGAGGCCGTGGGCGCGACCTAAgaaatgttttctattttaccTGTTCATAA